From Thiomicrospira sp. XS5, one genomic window encodes:
- a CDS encoding sensor domain-containing diguanylate cyclase produces MNDDLYQTLLESTKAIPWQIDWPTLTFSYIGPQIETLLGWPQNSWKSIDDWVERMHPDDRERVVNFCVSQSKSGIDHEADYRALTQNGDYIWIRDVVHVVRKDDGEVESLVGFMFDITERKQNEEALKELNRELERMSFLDGLTHVPNRRRFDRKLDDAWAEAGRTQTPVSMILLDIDVFKAYNDHYGHYKGDECLIQVAKALSDVVESPGLLARYGGEEFALLLPGTDAVQAKTLAERCADAIHTLAIPHVASQTAPVVTVSQGVATVTPDATLASYSLIEAADQFLYAAKKGGRNRIESAPAD; encoded by the coding sequence ATGAACGACGATCTTTACCAGACATTATTGGAATCCACCAAGGCGATTCCGTGGCAGATTGACTGGCCAACCCTGACGTTTTCCTATATCGGCCCGCAAATTGAAACCCTGCTGGGCTGGCCCCAGAACAGTTGGAAGTCGATTGACGACTGGGTGGAGCGCATGCATCCGGACGACCGTGAGCGCGTGGTGAATTTCTGCGTGTCGCAATCCAAAAGCGGCATCGACCATGAAGCCGATTATCGCGCCCTGACCCAAAACGGTGATTACATTTGGATTCGCGACGTGGTGCATGTGGTGCGCAAGGACGACGGCGAGGTGGAATCGCTGGTGGGCTTTATGTTCGACATCACCGAACGCAAGCAAAACGAAGAAGCCTTGAAAGAGTTGAACCGCGAATTGGAACGGATGTCGTTTTTGGACGGGCTGACCCATGTGCCGAACCGTCGCCGCTTCGACCGAAAGCTGGATGACGCCTGGGCGGAAGCCGGTCGTACGCAAACGCCGGTGTCGATGATTCTGTTGGATATTGATGTTTTCAAAGCTTATAACGACCACTACGGTCATTACAAAGGCGATGAATGCCTGATTCAGGTGGCGAAGGCTTTGTCGGACGTGGTGGAGTCGCCGGGCTTGCTGGCGCGTTACGGCGGCGAGGAGTTTGCCTTGTTGTTGCCTGGGACGGATGCCGTTCAGGCGAAAACTCTGGCGGAACGCTGCGCCGATGCGATTCATACTTTGGCGATTCCGCATGTGGCGTCGCAAACCGCGCCGGTGGTGACGGTCAGTCAGGGGGTGGCGACGGTGACACCGGACGCGACCCTGGCGTCCTATTCCTTAATCGAAGCCGCTGACCAGTTTTTGTATGCGGCGAAAAAAGGCGGCCGAAACCGCATCGAATCGGCTCCGGCCGACTGA
- the murI gene encoding glutamate racemase, producing the protein MTTSRPIGVFDSGIGGLPIARQIRALLPNENIVYVADTLHTPYGEKTEDYILQRSLAVTDFLLAQHAKAIVVACNTATMVSIKTLRERHAVPFIGVEPGVKPAAIHTQTGVIGVLATEKTLTSDAFNQLAKRVAGNVQMEIQPCPKLVRLVESLKLSGQDAVQAVEDYVHPLLEKGADTIILGCTHFAHLAPIIEQVAGLGVSVISTETAVAKEVARRLEAENLLAQPAEPTTQAASAEFWSNSDLPLFQKQVAALWGHDTQNGIQIKSF; encoded by the coding sequence ATGACAACATCCAGACCCATCGGCGTATTCGATTCCGGCATCGGCGGCCTGCCCATTGCCCGTCAAATCCGCGCACTGCTCCCCAACGAAAACATCGTCTATGTCGCCGACACCTTGCACACTCCTTACGGCGAAAAGACCGAAGACTACATTCTGCAACGTTCGCTGGCCGTCACCGATTTTCTGCTGGCGCAACACGCCAAAGCCATTGTCGTGGCCTGCAACACCGCCACCATGGTCAGCATCAAAACCCTGCGCGAGCGCCATGCCGTGCCGTTTATCGGCGTGGAACCCGGCGTCAAACCCGCCGCCATTCACACCCAAACCGGCGTCATCGGCGTGCTCGCCACGGAAAAAACCCTCACCAGCGATGCCTTCAACCAATTGGCAAAGCGCGTCGCCGGAAACGTGCAAATGGAAATCCAACCCTGCCCGAAACTCGTGCGGCTGGTAGAATCTCTGAAACTCAGCGGTCAAGACGCCGTGCAAGCCGTGGAAGATTATGTGCACCCCTTGCTTGAAAAAGGCGCAGACACCATTATCCTCGGCTGCACCCACTTCGCCCACCTTGCGCCCATCATCGAACAAGTGGCAGGCCTGGGCGTTTCCGTTATCAGCACCGAAACCGCCGTCGCCAAAGAAGTCGCCCGCCGTCTGGAAGCCGAAAACCTGCTCGCCCAACCGGCTGAGCCAACCACACAAGCGGCTTCCGCCGAATTCTGGAGCAACAGCGACTTACCGCTGTTCCAAAAGCAAGTGGCCGCTTTGTGGGGGCACGACACCCAAAACGGCATTCAAATCAAATCCTTCTAA
- a CDS encoding DUF2846 domain-containing protein → MYLKVASIVIFSVFFTGCASVPLERKDISDKAKTFQAPTNGNAGLYIFRTHGLGASVKKNIWIDDVCIGQTAPNIFFYQEVKGDKEHTISTESEFSPNHLVLKTESGKIYFIEQYMKMGVFVGGSDLELVDANEGKKAVLDMNLAQKGFCKLE, encoded by the coding sequence ATGTACTTAAAAGTAGCTTCGATTGTAATTTTTTCTGTGTTCTTTACAGGCTGTGCTTCAGTTCCACTGGAAAGAAAAGATATTTCCGATAAAGCCAAAACTTTTCAGGCTCCTACTAATGGTAATGCCGGATTGTATATTTTTAGAACACATGGTTTAGGTGCTTCTGTAAAGAAGAATATATGGATTGATGATGTCTGTATTGGGCAGACAGCGCCAAATATTTTTTTCTACCAAGAAGTTAAAGGCGATAAAGAGCATACGATTTCAACAGAGTCAGAATTTTCTCCAAATCACCTAGTACTTAAAACTGAAAGTGGAAAAATTTATTTTATTGAACAGTACATGAAAATGGGAGTGTTTGTAGGCGGATCAGATCTCGAACTTGTTGATGCCAATGAGGGAAAAAAAGCCGTTTTAGATATGAATCTGGCTCAGAAAGGGTTTTGCAAACTAGAGTAA
- a CDS encoding cytochrome ubiquinol oxidase subunit I, giving the protein MELDAAILSRMQFALTVSFHILFPSITIGLATAIAIWEGLWLKTRNPVYFQLAKFWIKPFAVTFGMGVVSGIVLSFEFGTNFSGFSEKVGPVLGPLLAYEVLTAFFLEAGFLGVMLFGWQRVSERMHFFATVIVMLGTWLSAFWILSANSWMQTPAGYELVDGHFQVRDWWEVIFNPSMPHRVAHMLLAAMLTASFIIIAVSAWHVLRDQQAQWAKKSLSMALWGTLVLVPLQIFVGDGHGLNVKEYQPVKLAAIEGIWPEHEQPLPLVLFAWPNMEEERNDYEVAIPHLGSLILTHTLDGGAQGLTSVPPEDRPYVPIVFFSFRVMVGIGFLMLFVSLWALWLRRKSRLYENKPFLTVARWMWPVGSIATLAGWYVTETGRQPWLVEGLVRTMEVASPLPAEKVLWSLSVFVVLYGTLLLAYLYFMRKLLRQGAPSLEALESQLNAPELPGYAKALVKQVADKPTEGGAR; this is encoded by the coding sequence ATGGAACTCGATGCCGCGATTTTGTCCCGCATGCAATTCGCCTTGACGGTCAGTTTTCACATTCTTTTTCCTTCCATCACCATCGGTTTAGCCACCGCCATTGCCATTTGGGAAGGCCTGTGGCTGAAAACCCGCAATCCGGTGTATTTTCAATTGGCGAAATTCTGGATCAAACCCTTTGCCGTGACCTTCGGCATGGGGGTAGTCAGCGGCATTGTTCTATCGTTTGAGTTCGGCACCAATTTTTCCGGCTTTTCCGAGAAGGTCGGCCCGGTGTTGGGGCCGTTGCTGGCGTATGAAGTGCTGACGGCGTTTTTCCTGGAAGCCGGGTTTCTCGGCGTGATGCTGTTCGGTTGGCAGCGCGTCAGCGAGCGGATGCATTTTTTCGCCACGGTCATCGTCATGCTGGGCACCTGGTTGTCGGCGTTTTGGATTTTGTCGGCCAACTCCTGGATGCAAACCCCGGCGGGTTACGAGTTGGTGGACGGACACTTTCAGGTGCGCGATTGGTGGGAAGTGATTTTCAATCCGTCGATGCCGCACCGTGTGGCGCATATGTTGTTGGCGGCGATGCTGACGGCATCGTTCATTATCATTGCGGTGAGTGCCTGGCATGTGTTGCGTGATCAGCAGGCGCAATGGGCCAAAAAAAGCTTGTCGATGGCGTTATGGGGCACGCTGGTGTTGGTGCCGTTACAGATTTTTGTCGGCGACGGTCACGGTTTGAACGTTAAGGAATATCAGCCGGTGAAGCTGGCGGCGATTGAAGGGATTTGGCCGGAGCACGAACAGCCGTTGCCACTGGTGTTGTTTGCTTGGCCGAATATGGAAGAAGAGCGTAACGATTACGAAGTGGCGATTCCGCATTTGGGCTCGTTGATTTTGACGCACACTCTGGATGGCGGCGCGCAGGGGTTGACGTCGGTGCCGCCGGAAGACCGGCCGTATGTGCCGATTGTGTTTTTCTCGTTCCGGGTAATGGTCGGGATCGGTTTTCTGATGTTGTTCGTCAGTTTGTGGGCCTTGTGGTTACGCCGCAAGAGCCGTCTGTATGAAAATAAACCGTTTTTGACCGTGGCGCGCTGGATGTGGCCGGTGGGGTCGATTGCGACCTTGGCGGGCTGGTATGTGACCGAAACCGGGCGCCAGCCTTGGCTGGTGGAAGGCTTGGTGCGCACCATGGAGGTGGCGTCGCCGTTACCGGCGGAAAAGGTGCTGTGGTCGCTGAGCGTGTTTGTGGTGTTGTACGGAACCTTGTTGCTGGCGTATTTGTATTTCATGCGGAAACTGTTGCGTCAGGGCGCACCATCGCTCGAGGCGTTGGAATCGCAATTGAACGCGCCGGAATTGCCGGGCTATGCCAAGGCGCTGGTAAAACAAGTGGCCGACAAACCCACCGAAGGAGGAGCGCGATAA
- a CDS encoding MFS transporter: MKWASFKRFGSPWFYGYGFQGIVVLGIVPILMPLIVSEHAGASTAGLVVASFYVGQLLGPLVGMLSDRFALHKPLYLSGFVLLGGALVFFPYVQDTSFWLILAFLQGFGSVASNTVAGIFIVERYEKSEWDERIGVMQTLYGVGQAIGLAAAAVLFPEPAVAYLLAAALMIPGMLVGYASIPSMRKQQAHPRLRGQFQHKRHLPFRSPMVLLSKLELSFHQAILKIPALLTSRFGLFIVGWFFIMLGNWLLYNLYPLLMRSVFDMDADVSSVYNALGAIIGIFLYAPAGMLGEKIGDGKVVLAGILASLLAVGLMAFFAYFNFHGLAFFIGGLAFVLIPASWSPLIVGGTSWSAELSSLSQGEALGIFNSTTALACVISALGAGYIAEFVGYKAILLVSLAFTVLSLFVILRVMATDAAPTETEASATKAS, from the coding sequence ATGAAGTGGGCAAGTTTTAAGCGTTTCGGCTCGCCGTGGTTTTACGGGTATGGTTTTCAGGGCATCGTGGTATTGGGGATTGTGCCGATTCTGATGCCGTTGATTGTGTCGGAACACGCAGGCGCGTCCACGGCCGGGCTGGTGGTGGCGAGCTTTTACGTGGGGCAATTGCTCGGACCTTTGGTGGGGATGTTGAGCGACCGCTTTGCCTTGCACAAGCCGTTGTATTTGTCCGGGTTTGTGTTGCTGGGCGGGGCGCTGGTGTTTTTCCCGTATGTGCAGGACACCAGCTTTTGGTTGATTCTGGCCTTTTTGCAAGGCTTCGGGTCGGTGGCGTCGAACACGGTGGCGGGGATTTTCATTGTCGAGCGTTATGAAAAGTCGGAATGGGATGAGCGCATCGGCGTGATGCAAACGCTTTACGGTGTCGGGCAGGCAATTGGTTTGGCGGCTGCGGCGGTGTTGTTCCCGGAACCGGCGGTGGCGTACCTGTTGGCGGCGGCTTTGATGATTCCTGGCATGTTGGTGGGGTATGCGTCGATTCCGTCGATGCGTAAACAGCAGGCTCATCCCAGATTGCGCGGCCAGTTTCAGCATAAACGCCATTTGCCGTTCCGCTCGCCGATGGTGTTGTTGAGCAAACTGGAGCTGTCTTTTCATCAGGCGATTTTGAAAATCCCGGCGTTGTTGACGTCGCGTTTCGGTTTGTTCATTGTCGGTTGGTTTTTCATTATGCTTGGCAATTGGTTGCTGTATAACCTGTATCCGCTGTTGATGCGCTCGGTGTTCGACATGGACGCGGATGTGTCGTCGGTTTACAATGCGTTGGGGGCGATTATCGGCATTTTCCTGTATGCTCCGGCGGGGATGTTGGGTGAGAAAATCGGCGACGGAAAAGTGGTGTTGGCGGGCATTTTGGCCAGTTTGCTGGCGGTTGGATTGATGGCGTTTTTCGCCTATTTCAATTTCCACGGTTTGGCATTTTTCATCGGTGGTTTGGCGTTTGTGTTGATTCCGGCGTCCTGGTCGCCGTTGATTGTGGGCGGCACTTCCTGGAGTGCGGAACTCAGTTCCTTGTCGCAAGGCGAGGCGCTGGGGATTTTCAATTCCACCACGGCGTTGGCGTGTGTGATTTCCGCCTTGGGCGCGGGTTACATTGCCGAGTTCGTCGGCTACAAAGCGATTCTGCTGGTGTCGCTGGCGTTTACGGTGCTATCGTTGTTTGTGATTTTGCGCGTCATGGCGACGGACGCGGCACCGACGGAAACGGAAGCATCCGCCACCAAAGCGTCTTAA
- the cydB gene encoding cytochrome d ubiquinol oxidase subunit II, translating into MEQELALFYFLLLGFGVLMYVILDGFDLGLGVLYPWFDGEGERDTVMRSISHVWDGNETWLVFGGVVLFAAFPAAYAHLLSSLYVPLVLMLVGLILRGVAFEYRFKSVRSKRVWDAAFFGGSTLAAMCQGMVLGAVVQGGEMVGEMFVLHWVTPFTIFTGLSVVAAYALLASCYLVLKTRGDLLVRAARLGRRLVVAMMVSLVIVSLWMLYSNEWVRTRWLEGLNALYLLPMPVLSAVFGFWLYRALDGNECGARPFWLAVGLFVMGFVGLVAGLFPFLLPHQVTLWELHAPESSLWFALPGVLIFLPLVLAYTLWGYRIFAGKVEDFEEGY; encoded by the coding sequence ATGGAACAGGAATTGGCGTTATTTTATTTTTTGCTGCTCGGCTTCGGCGTATTGATGTACGTGATTCTGGATGGCTTCGATTTGGGCTTGGGCGTGCTTTACCCTTGGTTTGACGGCGAGGGCGAACGTGATACGGTGATGCGTTCGATTTCGCACGTTTGGGACGGCAACGAAACCTGGTTGGTGTTTGGCGGCGTAGTGCTGTTCGCGGCCTTTCCGGCCGCTTATGCGCATTTGCTGTCTTCCCTGTATGTGCCGTTGGTGTTGATGTTGGTCGGGCTGATTCTGCGTGGGGTGGCGTTTGAATACCGTTTTAAGTCGGTGCGTTCCAAGCGGGTTTGGGATGCGGCCTTTTTCGGCGGTTCGACCTTGGCGGCGATGTGCCAGGGTATGGTGCTGGGCGCGGTGGTGCAAGGTGGCGAAATGGTCGGTGAGATGTTTGTATTGCACTGGGTCACGCCGTTTACGATTTTCACCGGACTGTCGGTGGTGGCGGCCTATGCGTTATTGGCCAGTTGCTATCTGGTGCTGAAAACCCGTGGTGATCTGCTGGTGCGGGCGGCGCGATTGGGCCGCCGTTTGGTGGTGGCGATGATGGTGAGTTTGGTCATCGTCAGCTTGTGGATGTTGTACAGCAATGAGTGGGTGCGTACCCGCTGGTTGGAAGGGTTGAATGCGCTGTATCTGTTGCCGATGCCGGTCTTGAGTGCGGTGTTCGGCTTTTGGTTGTATCGCGCTCTGGATGGCAATGAGTGCGGTGCACGGCCTTTCTGGTTGGCGGTGGGCTTGTTTGTGATGGGCTTTGTCGGTTTGGTGGCCGGGCTCTTTCCGTTCCTGTTGCCGCACCAGGTGACCTTGTGGGAATTGCACGCACCGGAAAGCAGCTTGTGGTTCGCTCTGCCGGGCGTTTTGATTTTCCTCCCGTTGGTGTTGGCCTATACGCTCTGGGGTTATCGAATTTTTGCAGGCAAGGTGGAAGATTTTGAAGAAGGTTACTGA
- a CDS encoding ABC transporter permease — protein sequence MQALKNIIRLGVKELWSLYRDPGMMILILYIFTFAIYSSATAKPDTLHMAPIGIVDEDDSRLSQRIVSAFFPPKFETPAKLSINQIDRALDSGRYTFVINIPPNFQRDILAGKKTEIQLNIDATRMSQSFSGNNYIQQIINQEVSEFLQGYRSIEAGQVAIVNRMRFNPNLEESWFGAIMEIINNVTMLSIMLTGAALIREREHGTIEHLLVMPVTPAEIMIAKIWSMSLVVIVSTFLSLNLVVRGALDVPIEGSTLLFLVGALLHLFATTSMGIFLATIARSMPQFGMLIVLVLLPLEILSGGTTPRESMPEIIQNIMLVAPTTHFVELSQAILYRAAGFDVVWPQFLALFCIGNALFIFSLMRFRKTISQMA from the coding sequence ATGCAAGCGCTTAAAAACATTATTCGTCTCGGCGTCAAAGAACTGTGGAGCCTGTATCGCGACCCGGGCATGATGATACTGATTCTGTACATCTTCACTTTCGCCATTTACAGCTCGGCCACGGCCAAACCCGACACCCTGCATATGGCGCCCATCGGCATCGTGGACGAAGACGACTCCCGACTGTCGCAGCGCATCGTGTCGGCGTTTTTCCCGCCCAAATTCGAAACACCGGCCAAGCTCTCCATCAACCAGATCGACCGGGCATTGGATTCCGGGCGTTATACCTTTGTCATCAATATTCCACCCAACTTCCAACGCGACATCCTCGCCGGTAAAAAAACCGAAATTCAGTTGAACATCGATGCCACCCGCATGAGTCAATCTTTCAGCGGCAACAATTACATTCAACAGATCATCAATCAGGAAGTCTCGGAATTTTTACAAGGCTACCGCTCCATCGAGGCCGGCCAAGTCGCCATCGTCAATCGAATGCGTTTCAATCCCAATCTGGAAGAATCCTGGTTCGGCGCCATTATGGAAATCATCAATAACGTCACCATGCTGTCGATTATGTTAACCGGCGCGGCCTTGATTCGAGAACGGGAACACGGCACGATTGAACACTTGCTGGTCATGCCCGTCACCCCGGCGGAAATCATGATTGCCAAAATCTGGTCCATGTCTCTGGTGGTGATCGTATCGACGTTTTTATCCCTGAATTTGGTGGTGCGTGGCGCACTGGACGTCCCCATAGAAGGGTCGACCTTGCTGTTTCTAGTGGGCGCCTTGCTTCACCTGTTCGCGACGACCTCCATGGGCATTTTTCTGGCCACCATTGCCCGCAGCATGCCGCAGTTTGGCATGCTGATCGTATTGGTTCTTTTGCCGTTGGAAATCCTGTCGGGCGGGACGACACCGCGTGAAAGCATGCCGGAAATCATTCAAAACATCATGCTGGTGGCACCGACCACGCATTTTGTGGAGCTGAGTCAGGCCATCTTGTATCGCGCCGCCGGATTCGACGTGGTCTGGCCACAGTTTCTGGCCTTGTTCTGCATCGGCAACGCGCTGTTCATATTTTCATTAATGCGCTTCCGCAAAACCATCAGCCAGATGGCATAA